One Lacticaseibacillus rhamnosus genomic window carries:
- a CDS encoding peptidylprolyl isomerase PrsA, whose product MKKKLRVPFLAAMMASSIMLLSGCQSKQADSTTVATYSGGQVTQASFYKELKQSPTTKTVLANLLIYRALNKAYGKSVSAKSVDNTYNSYKNEYGENFTSFLSQNGFSKSSFRQSIRTNLLSEVALKKLKKVTNSQLKAAWKTYQPKVTVQHILTSDESTAKQVISDLAAGKDFTTLAKTYSIDTSTKDKGGKVSFESNSKSLDSTFKDAAYKLKNGEYTQSPVKVTNGYEVIKMIKHPAKGTFSDSKKALTASVYSKWSRNSSVMQRVISQVLKDQHVTIKDKDLADALDSYKQSVAAN is encoded by the coding sequence ATGAAGAAAAAACTGCGCGTTCCATTCTTAGCCGCAATGATGGCATCTTCAATCATGCTATTAAGCGGCTGCCAATCCAAACAAGCCGATAGTACAACGGTCGCTACATACTCCGGTGGTCAGGTCACACAAGCCAGTTTTTATAAAGAGCTCAAACAATCCCCGACCACCAAAACCGTTCTCGCTAACCTGCTTATCTATCGCGCACTCAACAAAGCGTATGGAAAATCCGTCAGCGCCAAATCAGTGGACAATACTTATAACAGCTATAAAAATGAATATGGTGAAAACTTCACTTCTTTTTTGAGTCAAAACGGCTTTAGTAAGAGCAGTTTTCGCCAAAGCATTCGAACCAACCTCTTAAGCGAAGTGGCACTAAAAAAGTTAAAGAAAGTCACCAACAGTCAACTTAAAGCCGCTTGGAAAACCTACCAACCCAAAGTGACCGTTCAGCATATTCTAACTAGCGATGAAAGTACAGCTAAACAAGTCATCAGTGATTTAGCAGCTGGCAAAGACTTCACGACGTTGGCAAAAACTTATTCAATCGATACCTCAACCAAGGATAAAGGTGGCAAAGTAAGCTTTGAATCGAACAGTAAAAGTCTTGATTCGACCTTTAAAGACGCCGCGTACAAGCTTAAAAATGGCGAGTATACACAATCACCGGTTAAAGTCACAAATGGGTATGAGGTCATTAAAATGATCAAGCACCCGGCTAAAGGGACATTTTCAGACAGTAAGAAAGCCTTAACTGCTAGTGTCTATTCAAAATGGTCGCGTAATTCAAGTGTGATGCAACGTGTCATTAGTCAGGTACTGAAAGATCAACACGTCACCATCAAAGATAAAGATCTAGCGGATGCGCTTGACAGCTATAAACAAAGCGTCGCAGCCAATTAG
- the rplL gene encoding 50S ribosomal protein L7/L12 → MALDVDGIIAQLKDASILELNDLVKSIEDEFGVKAAAPVAAGAAAGGDAAATKDSYDVELTEAGQEKVKVIKAVREITGQGLKDAKGLVDAAPKVIKEGLSEDDANKIKEQLEEVGATVTLK, encoded by the coding sequence ATGGCTTTAGATGTAGATGGCATCATTGCACAACTTAAAGATGCTTCCATTTTGGAACTAAACGACTTAGTTAAGTCGATCGAAGATGAATTCGGTGTTAAAGCAGCTGCTCCTGTTGCTGCCGGTGCTGCTGCTGGTGGCGATGCTGCTGCTACCAAGGATTCCTATGACGTTGAATTGACCGAAGCTGGCCAAGAAAAGGTTAAGGTTATCAAGGCAGTTCGTGAAATCACTGGCCAAGGTCTGAAGGATGCTAAGGGTCTCGTTGATGCCGCTCCTAAGGTTATCAAGGAAGGCTTGTCCGAAGACGACGCTAACAAGATCAAGGAACAGCTTGAAGAAGTCGGCGCAACCGTAACCCTCAAATAA
- the rplJ gene encoding 50S ribosomal protein L10 has protein sequence MSEQAIAKKAELVKTISEQFKNATSAVVVDYLGLTVEQVTALRKELREAGVKMEVLKNTYLRRAADANGYEALDDVFKGPTAVAFSNDDPVAPARIMAKYADQFDALKIKGGIIENKVASLDTIMEMSKMPDREGLLSQLASVLQAPVRDFALVVKAIAESKDEEPAA, from the coding sequence ATGAGTGAACAAGCTATCGCAAAAAAAGCTGAACTCGTTAAGACGATTTCTGAACAATTCAAGAATGCTACCAGTGCTGTCGTTGTCGACTATCTGGGCTTAACAGTTGAGCAAGTAACCGCATTACGTAAGGAACTGCGCGAGGCTGGTGTCAAGATGGAAGTCTTGAAGAACACCTACCTGCGTCGGGCCGCTGATGCCAACGGTTACGAAGCATTGGATGATGTTTTCAAGGGCCCTACAGCCGTTGCCTTCTCCAATGACGATCCTGTTGCCCCTGCCCGTATCATGGCCAAGTACGCTGACCAATTTGATGCATTGAAGATCAAGGGTGGCATCATCGAAAACAAGGTTGCTTCATTGGACACCATTATGGAAATGTCCAAGATGCCAGATCGCGAAGGTCTGCTGTCGCAACTTGCTTCTGTCTTGCAGGCACCTGTCCGCGACTTTGCATTGGTTGTCAAGGCAATTGCAGAATCCAAAGACGAAGAACCTGCTGCATAA
- a CDS encoding MFS transporter gives MSKKAPSHTRLIIGIGIAWLFDAMDVGMLSFVIAALHKEWQLSTVEMGWIGSVSSIGMAVGAILFGMMADRFGRKAILILTLLVFSIGSGISAFATGYGIFLVLRFIIGAGLGGELPVASTLVSESVPVEKRGRSVVLLESFWAAGWLLAAIISYFVMPIWGWRVAIFATGLAGLYAFYFREGIHESRAFKKVARPGLIKTLTTLWRPPYVRSTLMLWIVWFMVVFSYYGMFLWLPSVMVLKGFSLINSFGYVLIMTLAQLPGYFVAAWLIEKWGRKTVLSLFLLGTAGSALGFGMAASLPMLLTAGMLLSFFNLGAWGALYAYSPEQYPTIVRSSGSGMAAGIGRIGGIVGPLLVGHLLGANWSVTGIFGIFTASILIAIIAIIFLGKETMGVKLADTIETSTAKQ, from the coding sequence ATGTCAAAGAAAGCACCTAGCCATACGCGGTTAATTATCGGAATCGGCATTGCCTGGCTGTTTGATGCTATGGATGTCGGCATGCTGAGTTTTGTGATTGCCGCTTTACATAAAGAATGGCAGTTGAGTACGGTTGAAATGGGTTGGATCGGAAGTGTTAGTTCAATCGGAATGGCAGTTGGCGCCATCTTGTTTGGTATGATGGCAGATCGCTTCGGGCGTAAAGCCATTCTCATCCTTACATTATTAGTCTTTTCGATTGGCAGTGGCATATCTGCTTTTGCCACGGGTTATGGTATTTTTCTTGTACTAAGGTTTATTATTGGCGCTGGTCTTGGCGGTGAACTACCTGTTGCTTCGACGTTGGTTTCCGAAAGCGTCCCGGTTGAAAAGCGCGGGCGCAGCGTCGTCTTGCTTGAAAGTTTCTGGGCTGCGGGGTGGCTACTGGCAGCGATCATTTCATACTTTGTCATGCCAATCTGGGGCTGGCGAGTCGCCATTTTTGCCACTGGATTAGCCGGGTTGTACGCATTTTACTTCCGTGAAGGCATCCATGAATCGCGCGCGTTCAAAAAAGTGGCGCGGCCGGGGTTAATCAAAACCCTGACAACCCTCTGGCGGCCACCATATGTTCGTTCAACACTCATGTTATGGATTGTCTGGTTCATGGTAGTCTTTTCTTATTATGGCATGTTCCTGTGGTTGCCAAGTGTGATGGTGCTCAAAGGGTTCAGCCTCATCAATAGCTTCGGTTATGTGTTAATCATGACCCTTGCACAGTTACCGGGTTACTTTGTGGCTGCCTGGTTGATCGAAAAATGGGGTCGAAAAACTGTTTTAAGCCTTTTTCTTCTCGGCACTGCTGGTAGCGCGCTAGGCTTTGGCATGGCAGCCAGCTTACCGATGCTTTTGACTGCCGGCATGCTACTTTCCTTCTTTAACCTCGGTGCGTGGGGCGCGTTGTATGCCTATTCGCCAGAACAATACCCAACCATTGTTCGTAGCAGCGGCTCTGGCATGGCTGCAGGTATCGGCCGAATCGGTGGCATTGTCGGTCCGTTATTAGTCGGTCACCTGCTAGGCGCTAACTGGTCCGTCACGGGTATTTTCGGAATCTTCACGGCGTCTATCCTCATTGCCATTATTGCGATTATTTTCCTTGGTAAAGAAACTATGGGCGTTAAGTTAGCTGACACCATTGAAACTTCAACAGCGAAACAGTAG
- a CDS encoding LPXTG cell wall anchor domain-containing protein → MASSAASTANSNASAAASATKAGDSKAAAGFSSAASAAASSAKRAEAVASGAASAAASDDSVASSAASAAAGFDKAASAAEGAASSAASAAASSAAAQGTRGGASSSASEAGRASTATSAYASAASSSASEAGSYAHQAGSSASDAAGQSGSAAQHASTAASAASSYPKDSGIQSLASQAASEAAKASSNASAAASAAEVGSSAASDASEQAKTAASADVVASSAASTANSNASAAASATKAGDSKAAAGFSSAASAAASSAKGAEAVASEAASAAASDDSVASSAASAAAGFDKVASAAEGAASSAASAAASSAAAQGTRGGASSSASEAGRASTATSAYASAASSSASEAGSYAHQAGSSASDAAGQSGSAAQHASTAASAASSYPKDSGIQSLASQAASEAAKASSNASAATSAAAVGSSAASDASEQAKTAASADVVASSAASTANSNASAAASATKAGDSKAAAGFSSAASAAASSAKRAEAVASGAASAAASDDSVASSAASAAAGFDKAASAAEGAASSAASAAASSAAAQGTRGGASSSASEAGQASTATSAYASAASSSASEAGSYAHQAGSSASDAAGQSGSAAQHASTAASAASSYPKDSGIQSLASQAASEAAKASSNASAATSAAAVGSSAASDASEQAKTAASADVVASSAASTANSNASAAASATKAGDSKAAAGFSSAASAAASSAKGAEAVASEAASAAASDDSVASSAASAAAGFDKVASAAEGAASSAASAAASSAAAQGTRGGASSSASEAGRASTATSAYASAASSSASEAGSYAHQAGSSASDAAGQSGSAAQHASTAASAASSYPKDSGIQSLASQAASEAAKASSNASAATSAAAVGSSAASDASEQAKTAASADVVASSAASTANSNASAAASATKAGDSKAAAGFSSAASAAASSAKRAEAVASGAASAAASDDSVASSAASAAAGFDKAASAAEGAASSAASAAASSAAAQGTRGGASSSASEAGQASTATSAYASAASSSASEAGSYAHQAGSSASDAAGQSGSAAQHASTAASAASSYPKDSGIQSLASQAASEAAKASSNASAATSAAAVGSSAASDASEQAKTAASADVVASSAASTANSNASAAASATKAGDSKAAAGFSSAASAAASSAKRAEAVASGAASAAASDDSVASSAASAAAGFDKVASAAEGAASSAASAAASSAAAQGTRSGASSSASEAGRASTATSAYASAASSSASEAGSYAHQAGSSASEATGHASSATSQASAASSAASRYPSDSGVQSDVSIASSAASTASSAASAAQSEASTASSAASHASEQASIASSEDVVSSSAASVASSAASAASSAAKAGNSSAAGIYSHAASAAASSAKSAESQASSAASAAASDDSVASSAASAALSDDAKASSAADVASSATTAAISSATSLADQSAAGSTAGSHILPSTGGETTGSMPSGQTPTQTKPTQTKPTQTKPTQTKPTQAGQTIQIGSLPQTDHAGRHMLPQTGDDAESGTSVLGLLIVSLMGLFGLAGTRHQKENKPSK, encoded by the coding sequence GTGGCAAGCAGTGCAGCCAGCACGGCCAACAGTAATGCGAGTGCCGCAGCCAGTGCGACCAAGGCTGGTGATAGCAAAGCCGCAGCAGGATTCTCGAGTGCGGCGAGTGCCGCAGCAAGCAGTGCCAAGCGTGCAGAAGCAGTTGCCAGCGGAGCGGCGAGTGCCGCGGCATCCGATGACTCGGTAGCTTCTAGCGCCGCCAGTGCGGCTGCAGGCTTTGACAAAGCTGCCAGCGCTGCGGAAGGCGCAGCTTCAAGTGCCGCGAGCGCGGCTGCTAGTTCAGCGGCAGCTCAAGGCACACGAGGTGGCGCAAGTTCCAGTGCCAGCGAAGCGGGTCGAGCATCAACCGCAACATCTGCGTATGCTAGTGCTGCAAGTTCGAGTGCCAGTGAAGCCGGTTCATATGCTCATCAGGCAGGTTCCAGCGCCAGTGACGCTGCCGGTCAGTCCGGCAGTGCAGCCCAACATGCCAGCACCGCTGCGAGTGCGGCATCCAGCTATCCGAAGGATAGTGGGATTCAGTCACTAGCCAGTCAGGCTGCAAGCGAGGCAGCAAAGGCAAGCAGTAACGCGAGTGCTGCAGCCAGTGCCGCTGAGGTTGGTTCCAGTGCTGCCAGTGATGCAAGTGAACAGGCGAAGACGGCTGCAAGTGCCGATGTGGTGGCAAGCAGTGCGGCCAGCACGGCTAACAGTAACGCGAGTGCCGCAGCCAGTGCGACCAAGGCTGGTGATAGCAAAGCCGCAGCAGGATTCTCGAGTGCGGCGAGTGCCGCAGCAAGCAGTGCCAAGGGTGCAGAAGCAGTTGCCAGCGAAGCGGCGAGTGCCGCGGCATCCGATGACTCGGTAGCTTCCAGTGCCGCCAGTGCGGCTGCAGGCTTTGACAAAGTTGCCAGCGCTGCGGAAGGCGCAGCTTCAAGTGCCGCGAGCGCGGCTGCTAGTTCAGCGGCAGCTCAAGGCACACGAGGTGGCGCAAGTTCCAGTGCCAGCGAAGCGGGTCGAGCATCAACCGCAACATCTGCGTATGCTAGTGCTGCAAGTTCGAGTGCCAGTGAAGCCGGTTCATATGCTCATCAGGCAGGCTCCAGCGCCAGTGACGCTGCCGGTCAGTCCGGCAGTGCAGCCCAACATGCCAGCACCGCTGCGAGTGCGGCATCCAGCTATCCGAAGGATAGTGGGATTCAGTCACTAGCCAGTCAGGCTGCAAGCGAGGCAGCAAAGGCAAGCAGTAACGCGAGTGCCGCAACCAGTGCTGCTGCGGTTGGTTCCAGTGCTGCCAGTGATGCAAGTGAACAGGCGAAGACGGCTGCAAGTGCCGATGTGGTGGCAAGCAGTGCGGCCAGCACGGCCAACAGTAACGCGAGTGCCGCAGCCAGTGCGACCAAGGCTGGTGATAGCAAAGCCGCAGCAGGATTCTCGAGTGCGGCGAGTGCCGCAGCAAGCAGTGCCAAGCGTGCAGAAGCAGTTGCCAGCGGAGCGGCGAGTGCCGCGGCATCCGATGACTCGGTAGCTTCTAGTGCCGCCAGTGCGGCTGCAGGCTTTGACAAAGCTGCCAGCGCTGCGGAAGGCGCAGCTTCAAGTGCCGCGAGCGCGGCTGCTAGTTCAGCGGCAGCTCAAGGCACACGAGGTGGCGCAAGCTCCAGTGCCAGCGAAGCGGGTCAAGCATCGACCGCAACATCTGCGTATGCTAGTGCTGCAAGTTCGAGTGCCAGTGAAGCCGGTTCATATGCTCATCAGGCAGGCTCCAGCGCCAGTGACGCTGCCGGTCAGTCCGGCAGTGCAGCCCAACATGCCAGCACCGCTGCGAGTGCGGCATCCAGCTATCCGAAGGATAGTGGGATTCAGTCACTAGCCAGTCAGGCTGCAAGCGAGGCAGCAAAGGCAAGCAGTAACGCGAGTGCCGCAACCAGCGCCGCGGCCGTTGGTTCCAGTGCTGCCAGTGATGCAAGTGAACAGGCGAAGACGGCTGCAAGTGCCGATGTGGTGGCAAGCAGTGCGGCCAGCACGGCCAACAGTAATGCGAGTGCCGCAGCCAGTGCGACCAAGGCTGGTGATAGCAAAGCCGCAGCAGGATTCTCGAGTGCGGCGAGTGCCGCAGCAAGCAGTGCCAAGGGTGCAGAAGCAGTTGCCAGCGAAGCGGCGAGTGCCGCGGCATCCGATGACTCGGTAGCTTCCAGTGCCGCCAGTGCGGCTGCAGGCTTTGACAAAGTTGCCAGCGCTGCGGAAGGCGCAGCTTCAAGTGCCGCGAGCGCGGCTGCTAGTTCAGCGGCAGCTCAAGGCACACGAGGTGGCGCAAGTTCCAGTGCCAGCGAAGCGGGTCGAGCATCAACCGCAACATCTGCGTATGCTAGTGCTGCAAGTTCGAGTGCCAGTGAAGCCGGTTCATATGCTCATCAGGCAGGCTCCAGCGCCAGTGACGCTGCCGGTCAGTCCGGCAGTGCAGCCCAACATGCCAGCACCGCTGCGAGTGCGGCATCCAGCTATCCGAAGGATAGTGGGATTCAGTCACTAGCCAGTCAGGCTGCAAGCGAGGCAGCAAAGGCAAGCAGTAACGCGAGTGCCGCAACCAGTGCTGCTGCGGTTGGTTCCAGTGCTGCCAGTGATGCAAGTGAACAGGCGAAGACGGCTGCAAGTGCCGATGTGGTGGCAAGCAGTGCGGCCAGCACGGCCAACAGTAACGCGAGTGCCGCAGCCAGTGCGACCAAGGCTGGTGATAGCAAAGCCGCAGCAGGATTCTCGAGTGCGGCGAGTGCCGCAGCAAGCAGTGCCAAGCGTGCAGAAGCAGTTGCCAGCGGAGCGGCGAGTGCCGCGGCATCCGATGACTCGGTAGCTTCTAGTGCCGCCAGTGCGGCTGCAGGCTTTGACAAAGCTGCCAGCGCTGCGGAAGGCGCAGCTTCAAGTGCCGCGAGCGCGGCTGCTAGTTCAGCGGCAGCTCAAGGCACACGAGGTGGCGCAAGCTCCAGTGCCAGCGAAGCGGGTCAAGCATCGACCGCAACATCTGCGTATGCTAGTGCTGCAAGTTCGAGTGCCAGTGAAGCCGGTTCATATGCTCATCAGGCAGGCTCCAGCGCCAGTGACGCTGCCGGTCAGTCCGGCAGTGCAGCCCAACATGCCAGCACCGCTGCGAGTGCGGCATCCAGCTATCCGAAGGATAGTGGGATTCAGTCACTAGCCAGTCAGGCTGCAAGCGAGGCAGCAAAGGCAAGCAGTAACGCGAGTGCCGCAACCAGTGCCGCTGCGGTTGGTTCCAGTGCTGCCAGTGATGCAAGTGAACAGGCGAAGACGGCTGCAAGTGCCGATGTGGTGGCAAGCAGTGCGGCCAGCACGGCCAACAGTAATGCGAGTGCCGCAGCCAGTGCGACCAAGGCGGGTGATAGCAAAGCCGCAGCAGGATTCTCGAGTGCGGCGAGTGCCGCAGCAAGCAGTGCCAAGCGTGCAGAAGCAGTTGCCAGCGGAGCGGCGAGTGCCGCGGCATCCGATGACTCGGTAGCTTCCAGTGCCGCCAGTGCGGCTGCAGGCTTTGACAAAGTTGCCAGCGCTGCGGAAGGCGCAGCTTCAAGTGCCGCGAGCGCGGCTGCTAGTTCAGCGGCAGCTCAAGGCACACGAAGTGGCGCAAGTTCCAGTGCCAGCGAAGCGGGTCGAGCATCGACCGCAACGTCTGCGTATGCTAGTGCTGCAAGTTCGAGTGCCAGTGAAGCCGGTTCATATGCTCATCAGGCAGGCTCCAGCGCCAGTGAAGCGACTGGCCATGCAAGTAGTGCTACAAGTCAAGCAAGTGCCGCATCCAGTGCTGCGTCCAGGTACCCAAGTGATAGTGGGGTCCAGTCAGATGTAAGTATTGCGTCCAGTGCAGCAAGTACTGCATCCAGTGCCGCTAGTGCCGCACAAAGTGAGGCTTCGACGGCATCGTCGGCTGCAAGTCATGCTAGTGAACAAGCAAGTATTGCTTCCAGTGAGGATGTTGTATCAAGCAGTGCTGCGAGTGTCGCGTCCAGCGCGGCCAGTGCCGCATCCAGTGCTGCAAAGGCTGGTAACAGTAGTGCTGCGGGTATATACTCTCATGCAGCAAGTGCAGCTGCAAGCAGTGCTAAGAGCGCTGAAAGCCAAGCAAGCAGTGCCGCCAGTGCTGCTGCTTCTGATGATTCGGTAGCTTCTAGCGCTGCCAGTGCCGCTTTGTCTGACGATGCTAAGGCAAGTAGCGCCGCCGATGTAGCATCCAGCGCGACAACTGCTGCCATTAGTTCCGCCACATCCTTGGCTGATCAGAGTGCCGCAGGGTCAACCGCTGGCTCCCATATTTTGCCAAGTACTGGTGGAGAGACGACAGGTAGTATGCCATCGGGTCAGACGCCAACGCAGACGAAGCCAACACAAACGAAGCCAACACAAACGAAGCCAACACAAACGAAGCCAACACAAGCCGGTCAAACAATCCAGATAGGTTCATTACCGCAAACGGATCATGCAGGGAGGCATATGCTACCGCAGACCGGTGATGATGCTGAAAGCGGTACTTCTGTTTTGGGTTTGCTGATTGTTAGTCTGATGGGATTGTTTGGTCTTGCGGGAACCAGACATCAGAAGGAAAATAAGCCATCAAAGTAA
- a CDS encoding KxYKxGKxW signal peptide domain-containing protein, whose protein sequence is MKKINRANVLVEKKRFKMFKAKKKWLIAPLFFIGIGLGTAYQTNLVKADAQAPNSSEFIEAPSSGASSGQNGTNSLKSASASVATASSSASDGQAKASTANVATTTNSKIGGSQSSANAASASQSSASVESSGQIKSTSSASAGSNGEKATSALSSSAVNASDGRASQGVGGTSSGSSDTTSQANEGNSAASVTSASANSASATNTSEGQTPVNEAVSNDASSADVSTASEFDAAMADSTVSVINVQSDFVMDVSGDRQSYAYRPNLVINGNNHTIDFQKKYFEADPTSSQNESFTINDLNMYGYSWWGPVTIKGSKPKDGIDHSVVFNNVTYTGAQLMYGIYTKAFIKGNTKIQSVGSYVSPLDGSTQTTQGLGNQQNFQISYLEVLPGATYTGTTTGGTNVEVYDGGSFIVDKGATVNLQRTDASKSNERGTNALIDTQGGNVEFKDGSTVILNKNALVKDGFAPIYIEDGGNLTVDKNATVSITGATGNIPVRIDGTGTVNLNEGSHMTITQNGAPKLGYGFINIKGTGGFFVASGSTLDLNVTGTGTKSVNAINVANDGQLSFAQDATANLTIDGGTGEAHLLKVGDDANINIYMPKSVLFKITDNDDADSSLFKVSGTGTLTGQYVKIIPDDGNAYGPYKSAIYTLKGNGSSSDTATVEGETAEDEQSGKALADTFATDKSLEFVSASDNFIKVNPVTDETTTLTGKTTAGAYVTISGLKGIPEGSLTANSYDSTKYLVQADKGGNWSYELPTGVSLPANASFEVISSAGFIVKTATVVINDAETPKQASSAAGSLINANSAADVTASQAKATSAAASDAASYASEAQSIAGSHADNMEVKSLASDAEKQSQIALAASKSAAASSSAAASAAIVASSAASEASSAAAAVSNADASANSAAAAYDSYASEASAASAANDSSGYATASSAASSAAAAMSAALSTAQVAAKVAVSDAAAAGSAAAVASAAQSDSKNNQATAATARSQALDDLNKIKSLTDYASGASSSASEAGQASTATSAYASAASSSASEAGSYAHQAGSSASDAAGQSGSAAQHASTAASAASSYPKDSGIQSLAS, encoded by the coding sequence ATGAAAAAGATAAATAGAGCAAATGTTTTGGTGGAGAAAAAGCGTTTCAAGATGTTTAAGGCAAAGAAGAAATGGTTAATTGCTCCATTATTCTTCATCGGCATCGGTTTGGGAACCGCCTATCAGACGAATTTGGTTAAAGCTGATGCTCAAGCGCCCAACAGTTCAGAGTTTATCGAAGCGCCTTCATCGGGAGCCAGTAGTGGTCAAAATGGAACAAATAGCCTAAAATCAGCAAGTGCAAGTGTAGCTACAGCCAGCAGCAGTGCGAGCGATGGTCAAGCCAAAGCGAGCACGGCAAATGTGGCAACGACCACTAATAGTAAAATTGGCGGCAGTCAAAGTAGTGCCAACGCGGCCAGTGCGTCTCAAAGTAGTGCTAGCGTTGAAAGTAGTGGCCAGATCAAAAGCACTAGTTCAGCCAGTGCTGGCAGTAACGGCGAAAAAGCGACCAGCGCTCTAAGCAGTAGTGCAGTTAATGCCAGCGATGGTCGTGCGAGTCAGGGTGTTGGCGGCACGTCAAGTGGTAGTTCAGATACTACGAGTCAGGCAAATGAAGGCAACAGCGCCGCCAGTGTAACAAGTGCAAGCGCCAATAGTGCCTCTGCAACAAATACATCTGAAGGTCAAACTCCAGTTAATGAAGCGGTATCAAACGATGCTTCTAGCGCCGATGTCAGCACCGCGTCAGAGTTTGATGCAGCCATGGCCGATTCAACGGTAAGTGTCATCAACGTACAGTCCGACTTTGTTATGGATGTTAGTGGTGATCGCCAATCGTATGCTTATCGGCCAAACTTAGTTATTAATGGCAATAACCACACAATTGATTTTCAAAAGAAGTATTTCGAAGCTGATCCTACAAGTAGTCAGAATGAATCGTTTACCATCAACGATTTAAATATGTACGGTTACAGTTGGTGGGGCCCGGTTACTATCAAGGGTAGTAAGCCGAAAGACGGCATCGATCATTCGGTAGTGTTCAATAATGTCACATACACAGGTGCACAACTGATGTATGGCATTTATACAAAAGCCTTTATTAAGGGGAATACAAAGATTCAGTCAGTGGGCAGTTATGTTTCCCCGCTGGACGGATCAACCCAGACAACCCAAGGCTTAGGCAACCAGCAAAACTTTCAAATTAGTTATTTAGAGGTTTTGCCTGGCGCTACTTACACGGGGACAACTACTGGTGGGACTAACGTTGAAGTATATGATGGCGGTTCATTTATTGTTGACAAGGGAGCAACCGTTAACTTACAACGCACGGATGCAAGCAAATCGAATGAACGTGGTACGAATGCATTGATTGATACACAGGGAGGTAATGTTGAGTTTAAGGATGGATCAACCGTTATCCTTAATAAAAATGCACTTGTGAAAGATGGCTTTGCACCAATCTATATTGAAGACGGTGGTAATCTAACCGTTGATAAGAATGCAACGGTATCCATTACCGGTGCAACTGGAAACATTCCGGTAAGAATTGACGGTACCGGAACTGTCAACCTCAACGAAGGATCGCACATGACGATCACTCAAAATGGTGCGCCTAAACTTGGCTATGGCTTTATCAATATTAAAGGTACCGGAGGCTTCTTCGTTGCAAGTGGCAGCACTTTGGATCTTAATGTAACGGGTACAGGGACAAAGAGTGTCAATGCAATTAATGTAGCAAATGACGGTCAACTGAGTTTTGCACAGGATGCTACGGCCAACTTAACCATTGACGGTGGCACGGGCGAAGCGCATTTGTTGAAAGTCGGTGACGATGCCAACATTAACATCTATATGCCGAAATCCGTTCTTTTTAAGATTACCGATAACGATGACGCAGACAGCAGTTTATTTAAAGTCAGTGGTACCGGTACGCTAACAGGTCAATATGTGAAAATCATTCCGGATGACGGGAATGCCTATGGTCCATATAAGTCCGCTATCTATACACTAAAAGGGAATGGCTCTTCTTCAGATACCGCTACGGTTGAAGGTGAGACAGCAGAAGATGAACAATCCGGGAAAGCACTTGCCGACACGTTTGCGACTGATAAAAGCCTGGAGTTCGTCAGTGCCAGTGATAATTTTATTAAGGTAAATCCAGTTACTGATGAAACCACAACGCTTACAGGTAAAACCACTGCCGGAGCCTATGTAACGATTTCAGGTTTAAAGGGGATTCCAGAAGGCAGCTTAACTGCGAATTCCTATGATAGTACAAAATATTTGGTACAGGCGGACAAGGGCGGTAATTGGAGTTACGAACTGCCGACTGGGGTTTCGTTACCTGCCAATGCTTCATTTGAAGTTATTTCGAGTGCTGGATTCATTGTGAAAACAGCGACGGTAGTGATCAACGATGCCGAAACGCCAAAGCAGGCATCCAGTGCAGCTGGCAGCTTAATCAACGCCAATAGTGCTGCTGATGTCACAGCTTCACAGGCAAAGGCTACAAGTGCTGCTGCTAGTGATGCGGCGAGTTATGCAAGTGAAGCGCAATCGATTGCTGGCAGTCATGCTGATAATATGGAAGTCAAGTCTCTTGCCAGTGATGCTGAGAAGCAATCGCAAATTGCTTTGGCAGCTAGCAAGTCTGCTGCGGCTAGTTCCAGTGCGGCAGCGTCCGCAGCAATCGTGGCAAGTAGCGCGGCTAGTGAAGCGTCATCTGCAGCTGCTGCCGTAAGTAACGCTGATGCATCAGCAAACTCTGCAGCCGCTGCTTATGATTCCTACGCTTCTGAGGCCAGTGCCGCTTCTGCTGCTAATGATAGTTCGGGATATGCCACTGCATCATCTGCAGCAAGTTCCGCTGCGGCTGCCATGAGCGCAGCGTTATCGACAGCGCAAGTTGCTGCCAAGGTTGCAGTGAGTGATGCAGCAGCAGCGGGTAGTGCAGCTGCTGTTGCTAGTGCAGCTCAAAGCGACTCCAAGAATAACCAAGCGACTGCAGCTACAGCAAGAAGTCAAGCACTTGATGATTTGAATAAGATCAAGTCTCTAACTGATTACGCAAGTGGCGCAAGTTCCAGTGCCAGCGAAGCGGGTCAAGCATCAACCGCAACATCTGCGTATGCTAGTGCTGCAAGTTCGAGTGCCAGTGAAGCCGGTTCATATGCTCATCAGGCAGGTTCCAGCGCCAGTGACGCTGCCGGTCAGTCCGGCAGTGCAGCCCAACATGCCAGCACCGCTGCGAGTGCGGCATCCAGCTATCCGAAGGATAGTGGGATTCAGTCACTAGCCAGTTAG